The genome window GGTCGGCATCGGCGCCTGTAGCGCCTGCGCAATTGGCCGAATGGTTTGGCGACGCCCAATTGGCCAAGCAGAAATCGCTGCCGCTTGCGGGTAAATCGGGCGGCTACGGCAAGTGGGCCTGGACCGCGATGATTGCGATGGGTTTTCTGAACCTGAGCAACATCTTCAACGGCCGCTTCATCCCGGTTCTGATCGGGATGGCGTTCCTGTGGATACCCGCCAAGCTGGCGGACAAGCTTTCCGGAAAGGACGAATAGAGCGATGGGCAAGATTCTGTATGCCATCTATGCCATCGTGGTCGTCATGGCCGCGACGGGAGCCAGCTCCCCCGGCGCCCGTATAGCGAGCGGAAGCGGTGGAAGCAGCAGTAGCAGCAGTTGGGGCAGCAGTTCGTCCGGCAGCTCGGGCTGGTCTTCTGGCGGATCGCACAAGTGACGGTTCACGCCACTCCCGGCCGCCACGTGCTGGCGGATTTTCGCGGGATGCCTGCGGCAAGCCTGACCAACGCGCCCAAGCTGGAGGCCCTGCTGATCGCTGCCGCGCAAGCGGCAGGGGCCCAGGTGCTGAGTGCGCATTTCCATCATTTTGGTGAAGGCGCGGGTGTGACGGGCGTCGTGATGCTCAGTGAATCCCACATCAGCATCCACTCCTGGCCGGAACATCAGTTTGCGGCCTTGGACATCTTTATGTGCGGCGCCGCACAGCCCGAATTGGCGCTTGCCTATCTGCAAGCCGCATTGGCGCCGGAATCCGTGCACGTCACCACCGTGGCACGCGGCTGAAACCCGGTTTTTCCTTTTCTTGATATGGCTCAACTTGCGCTGGCACGTCAAATTGACTAGCGTTATATACCTCTATATATTTCGTTGCCAATATTGCAATTCCCGAGGAGAAGACCATGTCCTGCAAACGCTCGTTGCTAGCGCTGTCCCTGGCGCTGTCCGCCGTCTGGGGCGCCGCCGCCCATGCTGGAGATCTGGTGGTGTCCGCCGCTGCCAGCCTGACCAACGCGTTCAAGGAAGTGGCCCAGGGCTACGAGAAAGAACATGCCGGTACCAAGGTCATCCTGAACTTCGGCGCGTCTGACGTGTTGTTGCAGCAGATCG of Achromobacter seleniivolatilans contains these proteins:
- the speD gene encoding adenosylmethionine decarboxylase translates to MTVHATPGRHVLADFRGMPAASLTNAPKLEALLIAAAQAAGAQVLSAHFHHFGEGAGVTGVVMLSESHISIHSWPEHQFAALDIFMCGAAQPELALAYLQAALAPESVHVTTVARG